A single window of Providencia alcalifaciens DNA harbors:
- a CDS encoding nucleotide triphosphate diphosphatase NUDT15, translating to MSVPQYVVAGVGVLITNAQEQILLGKRSSQHAPYWSIFGGHVDPGESFEACAIREIKEEIGIDIDTPTVFGISNNIETFQQEGKHTVSICMHVEYNGKVAPQIMEADKCESLLWISPTDPLPEPHFEASRNAIELWFSKRFYQPHI from the coding sequence TGTACTGATTACGAACGCCCAAGAGCAAATTCTACTGGGAAAACGTAGCAGCCAACATGCACCTTACTGGTCTATTTTCGGAGGGCATGTTGACCCTGGCGAATCTTTCGAAGCCTGCGCTATCCGTGAAATAAAAGAAGAGATTGGCATTGATATCGATACTCCAACTGTATTTGGTATCAGCAATAATATCGAAACGTTCCAACAAGAAGGCAAACATACCGTTTCTATCTGTATGCATGTGGAATATAACGGGAAAGTTGCCCCGCAGATCATGGAAGCGGATAAATGTGAAAGCCTGTTGTGGATCTCCCCGACTGACCCATTACCTGAGCCTCATTTTGAAGCTAGCCGTAATGCGATCGAATTATGGTTTAGTAAACGTTTCTATCAGCCGCACATCTAA
- the mtr gene encoding tryptophan permease: protein METNVTKPPKRPSILGGSMIIAGTAVGAGMFSIPMVTSGVWFSGSVVLLIYTFICMLLSGLMILEANMNYPAGASFHTMVKDLLGSGWNTINTLSITFVLYILTYAYISAGSSIITENISKYVQVPQALSGFVFAVVIAFFVWLSTRAVDRLSTILIGGMVITFVMSIGGMVTTASPLVLFDQYENSQSEYLPYALAALPYLLTSFGYHGNVPGLVKYYNKDSRSVMLSLVYGAGITVTIYILWQYAIQGNIPRSSFIAIRENGNNIGALLNQMNISAQSSFISQFLTLFSYMALASSFLGVSLGLFDFIADFFKLNDSHQGRFKSVIITFLPPTILGLAFPDGFIYAIGFAGLAATIWAVIVPAMMARASRKRFPNNSYRTPGGSFVIGFVILFGLINATAHILSLLGLLPIY, encoded by the coding sequence ATGGAAACCAATGTTACAAAACCACCAAAGCGCCCCTCTATTTTAGGAGGTTCAATGATCATAGCCGGTACTGCAGTTGGTGCTGGTATGTTTTCTATTCCGATGGTGACTTCAGGTGTTTGGTTTTCCGGTTCAGTTGTCTTACTGATCTACACATTTATCTGTATGTTATTATCAGGATTAATGATTTTAGAAGCCAATATGAATTACCCGGCAGGTGCTAGTTTTCATACTATGGTGAAAGATTTATTAGGTTCTGGCTGGAATACCATTAATACCCTTTCCATCACGTTTGTATTGTATATTTTGACCTATGCCTATATTTCGGCCGGTAGCTCAATCATTACAGAGAACATTTCAAAATATGTTCAAGTTCCGCAAGCACTTTCTGGCTTTGTTTTTGCGGTCGTTATCGCGTTTTTTGTTTGGTTATCTACCCGTGCAGTTGATAGGTTAAGTACGATTCTAATTGGCGGGATGGTGATCACGTTCGTCATGTCCATTGGTGGCATGGTGACAACCGCTTCACCTTTAGTTCTCTTCGACCAATATGAAAATAGTCAAAGTGAATATTTACCTTATGCATTAGCCGCTTTGCCTTATTTACTTACCTCTTTTGGTTATCACGGTAACGTACCGGGATTAGTGAAGTACTACAATAAAGACAGCCGTAGTGTCATGTTGAGCTTAGTGTACGGTGCAGGAATTACTGTCACTATTTACATCTTATGGCAGTATGCTATCCAAGGTAATATTCCTCGTTCATCCTTTATTGCAATCAGAGAAAATGGTAACAATATTGGCGCGTTACTGAATCAAATGAATATTTCCGCACAAAGTAGCTTTATTTCACAATTTTTAACACTGTTCTCTTACATGGCATTAGCAAGTTCGTTTTTAGGCGTATCCCTCGGCTTATTTGATTTTATCGCTGACTTCTTTAAATTAAACGATAGCCATCAGGGGCGTTTTAAATCGGTCATTATTACATTCTTACCGCCAACGATTTTAGGTTTAGCGTTCCCTGACGGCTTTATTTATGCCATCGGTTTTGCAGGGCTCGCAGCAACTATTTGGGCGGTTATTGTCCCTGCGATGATGGCAAGAGCAAGCCGTAAGCGTTTTCCTAATAATAGCTATCGAACACCCGGCGGAAGCTTTGTTATTGGGTTCGTGATCTTATTTGGTTTGATTAACGCAACAGCACATATTTTGTCTCTGTTAGGTTTATTACCTATCTATTAA
- the yeiP gene encoding elongation factor P-like protein YeiP, which translates to MAKANEIKRGFAINYNGKLLLVKDIDIQSPSARGASTLYKMRFTDVKTGQKVEERFKGDDILDTISLTRRAVSFSYIDGDEYVFMDNEDYTPYIFKKSDIEDELLFIPEEGLPGMQVLTMDGQVLALELPQTVDMVIAETTPGIKGASASARTKPATMPTGLTVQVPEYITTGEKIRIHIPERRYMGRCD; encoded by the coding sequence ATGGCCAAGGCCAACGAAATCAAACGTGGTTTTGCAATAAACTACAACGGGAAATTACTGCTGGTTAAAGACATTGATATCCAATCCCCAAGCGCTCGTGGCGCAAGTACACTGTATAAAATGCGCTTTACCGATGTCAAAACTGGCCAAAAAGTTGAAGAGCGCTTCAAAGGCGATGATATTTTAGACACTATTTCACTCACTCGCCGTGCGGTAAGCTTCTCTTATATTGATGGTGATGAGTATGTGTTCATGGACAATGAAGACTATACTCCATATATCTTTAAAAAATCTGATATTGAAGATGAACTGTTATTTATTCCTGAAGAAGGTTTACCAGGAATGCAGGTTTTAACAATGGATGGGCAAGTTCTAGCACTTGAATTGCCACAAACTGTCGATATGGTGATTGCTGAAACAACACCGGGTATTAAAGGCGCTTCTGCGAGTGCTCGTACTAAACCTGCAACAATGCCGACAGGCTTAACTGTTCAAGTTCCTGAATATATAACTACCGGTGAAAAAATCCGTATTCATATTCCTGAACGCCGTTATATGGGCCGTTGTGATTAA
- the mepS gene encoding bifunctional murein DD-endopeptidase/murein LD-carboxypeptidase: MLTSEKFKRYVWRIVPAVAIAVTLSACTAPKTSKNGQTTARSSDVRMLNATSNDSLAMASQDEFEDLVRSVDTKSKIMDQYASWKGVSYRLGGTTKSGIDCSSFVQRTFLEQFGVQLPRTTSEQESSGKSVKRNNLRAGDLVLFKTGRTMKHVGIYIGDNKFVHASTSNGVIVSEMTNDYWSKRYYASRRVVNGS; encoded by the coding sequence ATGTTAACTTCTGAAAAATTTAAGCGCTATGTCTGGCGCATTGTTCCGGCAGTCGCAATTGCCGTAACGCTTTCAGCATGTACAGCACCGAAAACATCAAAGAATGGTCAAACTACTGCAAGATCTTCAGATGTTCGCATGTTAAATGCAACATCGAATGACTCACTCGCAATGGCATCTCAAGATGAATTCGAAGATTTAGTCAGAAGTGTTGATACAAAATCCAAAATCATGGATCAATATGCAAGCTGGAAAGGCGTGAGCTACCGTTTAGGTGGAACCACTAAAAGTGGTATTGACTGTTCTAGCTTTGTACAACGTACTTTCCTCGAGCAATTTGGCGTACAATTACCGCGCACTACCTCTGAACAAGAATCTTCAGGTAAAAGTGTAAAACGCAATAATTTAAGAGCGGGTGACTTAGTTCTGTTTAAAACAGGTCGCACGATGAAGCATGTAGGGATTTATATCGGGGACAATAAATTTGTTCACGCCTCTACAAGCAATGGCGTTATCGTTTCTGAAATGACTAACGATTATTGGAGCAAGCGTTATTACGCAAGCCGCCGTGTAGTTAATGGTTCCTAA
- a CDS encoding Bcr/CflA family multidrug efflux MFS transporter: MQQQRSSYLGLILILGLLSMLMPLAIDMYLPSFPAMTGYFNVDEGRIQMTLNSYIFGFAIGQLFYGPMADSLGRKPVILGGVIVFALASAACAVAESIDTFIWLRFLHGFAAAAASVVINALMRDMFTKDEFSRSMSFVVLVMTIAPLMAPIMGGEMMRWFSWHAIFWSIAIAAVIAVVLVSLFIRETLPVERRQKFHIGTTLRQFATLFRARQVLFYILASSFSFSGMFSFLNAGSFVYIDLNGVSPQHFGYYFGINIVFLFIMTTINGKFVRQFGAERMLYFGIIVQFVMGIWLLTTTALGMDFWTLVIGVAIYVSGIAMITSNSMAVILDNYPHIAGTVSSLAGTIRFSIGALVGTLLSMIPAKNAWPMVGSMVGCVALSMLFVLLAKRAK, encoded by the coding sequence GTGCAACAACAGCGTTCATCCTATTTGGGGCTGATTTTAATTTTAGGTTTGCTATCAATGCTAATGCCATTAGCGATTGATATGTATTTACCGAGTTTCCCTGCAATGACAGGTTACTTTAATGTAGATGAAGGGCGCATTCAGATGACCCTAAACAGCTACATTTTTGGTTTTGCAATTGGTCAGCTTTTTTATGGTCCGATGGCGGATAGTTTAGGACGCAAACCTGTAATTTTAGGTGGAGTTATTGTCTTTGCATTAGCTTCTGCGGCTTGTGCAGTTGCGGAATCTATCGATACATTTATCTGGTTGCGTTTCCTTCATGGATTTGCGGCAGCCGCAGCCAGTGTAGTGATCAACGCATTGATGCGCGACATGTTTACTAAAGATGAATTCTCCAGAAGCATGTCTTTCGTCGTGTTGGTGATGACGATAGCGCCGTTGATGGCACCTATCATGGGCGGTGAAATGATGCGCTGGTTCTCATGGCATGCCATTTTCTGGAGCATTGCAATTGCTGCTGTTATCGCTGTGGTGCTGGTCAGTTTATTTATTCGAGAAACACTACCGGTTGAAAGACGACAAAAATTCCATATTGGAACCACACTACGCCAATTTGCGACGTTATTCAGAGCCCGCCAAGTGTTGTTCTATATTTTGGCCAGCTCATTCTCGTTTTCCGGTATGTTTTCTTTCTTGAATGCAGGATCATTTGTCTATATCGACCTTAACGGAGTATCGCCTCAACATTTTGGCTATTACTTTGGGATTAATATTGTCTTCTTATTTATTATGACGACGATTAACGGCAAATTCGTAAGACAATTTGGCGCTGAGAGAATGTTATATTTCGGGATTATTGTTCAGTTCGTCATGGGAATATGGTTATTAACGACGACTGCATTGGGTATGGATTTCTGGACATTAGTGATTGGCGTCGCGATTTATGTGAGCGGGATTGCCATGATCACCTCAAACTCGATGGCGGTGATCCTTGATAATTACCCCCATATTGCAGGAACAGTCTCTTCACTTGCAGGTACAATCCGTTTTTCTATTGGCGCATTGGTAGGGACATTGTTATCGATGATCCCTGCTAAAAATGCATGGCCGATGGTAGGCTCGATGGTAGGTTGTGTAGCACTCTCGATGTTATTTGTGCTTTTGGCGAAACGAGCAAAATAA
- the rsuA gene encoding 16S rRNA pseudouridine(516) synthase RsuA: protein MRLDKFLSQQLGISRSLVARELRAGNVMVDDEVVKSGSMQVGLDNEVAYDGNVLVQVTGPRYFMLNKPEGYVCSTDDPTHPTIIYFIDEPIAQKLHAAGRLDIDTTGLVLLTDDGQWSHRITSPKHHCEKTYRVQLSEDIADDVAVQFEQGVMLNGEKSLTKPAKLTIISPRDVRLTISEGRYHQVKRMFAAVGNHVCGLHRERIGEIRLDEQLEPGEYRPLTEAEIESITVPR, encoded by the coding sequence ATGCGACTGGATAAATTTCTGTCCCAGCAACTTGGGATAAGCCGGAGTTTGGTGGCGCGTGAGCTGCGTGCCGGTAATGTCATGGTTGACGATGAAGTAGTAAAATCAGGTTCGATGCAAGTGGGTCTTGATAATGAAGTTGCCTATGATGGCAATGTGTTAGTGCAAGTCACGGGGCCTCGTTATTTTATGCTCAATAAGCCAGAAGGCTATGTTTGCTCTACCGATGACCCAACGCACCCTACAATTATTTATTTTATTGATGAGCCAATCGCCCAGAAACTCCATGCTGCAGGTCGTTTAGATATTGATACGACAGGGTTAGTGTTATTAACGGATGATGGGCAATGGTCTCATCGCATTACCTCGCCAAAACATCATTGTGAGAAAACCTACCGAGTTCAACTGAGTGAAGACATCGCTGATGATGTCGCGGTACAGTTTGAACAGGGTGTCATGCTAAATGGTGAAAAATCACTAACGAAACCTGCGAAATTGACGATTATTTCTCCACGTGATGTCCGACTGACAATCAGTGAAGGGCGCTATCATCAAGTTAAACGGATGTTTGCGGCAGTCGGAAATCATGTATGTGGTTTGCATCGTGAGCGAATAGGGGAAATTCGTTTAGATGAGCAGTTAGAGCCGGGAGAATATCGCCCACTGACTGAAGCAGAGATTGAGAGTATTACGGTTCCCCGTTAA
- a CDS encoding DEAD/DEAH box helicase translates to MPAASSSFTLRPYQQEAVDATIQYFRRHTTPAVIVLPTGAGKSLVIAELARLARGRVLVLAHVKELVEQNHAKYLTYGQEADIFAAGLNRKEFHSKVVFGSVQSVARNLEHFDDKFSLVIIDECHRISLNEKSQYQQIILSLQKHNPALRILGLTATPYRLGHGWIYQYHYHGMVKGDEHCFFRDCIYELPLHYMIKNQFLVPPERLDMPVLQYDFSQVSVNQSGIFSEQELNLSLKKQQRITPKIVAQIVEYATPLQGCMIFAATVEHAKEILSYLPQDTAALVTAETPSLERQNIIQQFKNKQLHYLVNVSVLTTGFDAPHVDLIAILRPTESVSLYQQIVGRGLRLSEGKKQCLILDYAGNPHDLFRPEVGSSKPNSTSVPVQVFCPLCQFANVFWGKCTADGQIVEHYGRRCQGWEEDEHGRKQQCEFRFRFKQCPHCGAENDIAARRCHKCQEVLTDPDDMLKAALRLKDALILRCGGMELTSGSDAKGEWLKITYYDEDGTSVSERFRLTTPAQKRAFEFRFLREHHRAPGVPFHWNNANDIISQQALLRYPQFIVARKKESYWEIREKIFDYQGRFRLAASLR, encoded by the coding sequence ATGCCTGCAGCCTCATCCAGTTTTACTTTACGCCCTTACCAACAAGAAGCCGTTGACGCGACGATCCAGTACTTCCGACGTCATACTACGCCCGCGGTGATTGTGCTCCCGACAGGGGCAGGAAAAAGCTTAGTGATCGCAGAATTAGCGAGACTGGCTCGTGGCCGCGTATTAGTTTTAGCGCATGTCAAAGAGTTAGTTGAGCAAAACCACGCCAAGTATCTAACTTATGGCCAAGAGGCAGATATCTTCGCAGCAGGTCTCAATCGCAAAGAATTCCACAGTAAAGTGGTCTTTGGAAGTGTGCAATCGGTAGCACGTAATCTTGAACACTTTGATGACAAATTTTCCTTAGTGATCATCGATGAATGTCATCGCATCAGCTTAAACGAAAAAAGCCAGTATCAGCAAATTATCCTAAGTTTACAAAAACATAATCCAGCGCTGCGTATTTTGGGTTTGACCGCTACCCCATATCGCCTAGGCCATGGATGGATTTACCAATACCACTACCACGGAATGGTTAAAGGTGATGAACACTGTTTTTTCCGTGATTGTATCTATGAATTACCGCTGCATTACATGATCAAAAACCAATTTTTGGTTCCCCCTGAACGCTTAGACATGCCTGTATTACAATATGATTTCAGTCAAGTTTCTGTGAATCAATCGGGCATTTTTAGCGAGCAAGAACTCAATTTATCCCTCAAAAAACAGCAGCGTATTACACCGAAAATTGTGGCGCAGATTGTTGAATATGCAACACCATTACAAGGATGCATGATTTTTGCCGCTACGGTTGAACATGCTAAAGAGATCCTAAGTTATTTACCTCAAGATACTGCGGCTTTAGTCACCGCAGAGACACCATCCCTTGAGCGCCAAAACATCATTCAACAATTTAAAAACAAACAATTACATTATCTTGTCAACGTTTCGGTACTGACAACAGGTTTTGATGCACCGCACGTAGACTTAATTGCCATCTTACGCCCAACAGAGTCCGTCAGCTTATATCAGCAAATTGTTGGACGTGGCTTACGCTTGAGTGAAGGGAAAAAACAGTGCCTAATTCTGGACTATGCCGGAAACCCTCACGACCTCTTTCGCCCCGAAGTTGGTAGCAGCAAACCCAACTCCACTAGCGTTCCAGTCCAAGTTTTCTGTCCACTGTGTCAGTTTGCCAATGTTTTTTGGGGGAAATGCACTGCTGATGGTCAAATTGTCGAGCACTATGGGCGTCGTTGCCAAGGGTGGGAAGAGGATGAGCATGGGCGAAAACAACAATGTGAGTTCCGCTTTCGATTTAAACAGTGCCCCCATTGTGGTGCGGAAAATGACATTGCCGCACGACGTTGCCATAAATGCCAAGAGGTGCTTACTGACCCCGATGATATGCTCAAAGCCGCATTACGACTCAAAGACGCTCTAATCTTACGCTGCGGAGGAATGGAACTCACGTCAGGCTCGGATGCAAAAGGCGAATGGTTGAAAATCACCTACTACGATGAAGATGGCACGTCGGTATCTGAGCGTTTTCGTCTCACCACTCCAGCTCAAAAACGCGCGTTTGAATTCCGATTTCTACGAGAGCATCATCGTGCCCCAGGCGTTCCTTTCCATTGGAATAATGCGAACGACATTATTTCACAACAAGCTTTATTACGTTATCCACAATTTATTGTTGCACGGAAAAAAGAAAGTTACTGGGAGATTAGAGAGAAAATCTTTGATTATCAGGGGCGTTTCCGTCTTGCAGCATCATTAAGATAA
- the rplY gene encoding 50S ribosomal protein L25 — protein MLTINAIERKEQGKGASRRLRRANQLPAIVYGGNQEAISVTLNHDEIINQESKAGFYEVLALVIDGKEIKVKVQAVQRHPFKPKVTHIDFLRA, from the coding sequence ATGTTAACTATCAATGCAATTGAACGTAAAGAGCAGGGTAAGGGTGCGAGCCGCCGCCTGCGCAGAGCTAACCAACTGCCAGCTATCGTTTACGGTGGCAACCAAGAAGCTATCTCTGTTACTCTGAACCACGATGAAATCATTAACCAAGAAAGCAAAGCAGGATTTTACGAAGTTCTGGCTCTGGTTATCGATGGTAAAGAAATTAAAGTAAAAGTTCAGGCTGTTCAACGTCACCCATTTAAGCCAAAAGTGACGCACATTGACTTCCTGCGCGCTTAA
- the yejK gene encoding nucleoid-associated protein YejK, with product MSLEITQIALHQLIKRDEQTLEVMLRDSLLTTDNVVQDMMAELHRVYSAKSKAFGEFNEESELAEALTLLRKGEEEFLGFSRAMTVRLKDELAKYPFAEGGIVLFCQYRYLAVEYLLIAVLNSCDSMFVTESLDLGTTHYLDIPHADIVARIDLTEWETNPESKRYLTFLKGRVGRKVSDFFMDFLAASEGLNAKVQNKGLVQALDDFCDNAQMDKNTRQAYRQQVHSYCSEQLQSGEEIELKELSKELPMVEEQSFEDFTRQNDYQLEESFPADRGTLKQLTKFSGSGGGITISFDAMLMGERIFWDPVTDTLTIRGTPPNLRDQLQRRGNK from the coding sequence ATGAGTCTGGAAATTACCCAGATAGCGTTACACCAGTTGATTAAACGAGATGAACAGACCTTAGAAGTCATGTTGCGTGATTCGTTATTGACGACAGACAATGTTGTGCAAGACATGATGGCAGAATTACATCGTGTATACAGTGCAAAAAGTAAGGCATTTGGTGAGTTCAACGAAGAGAGTGAACTTGCTGAAGCGTTAACGTTACTGCGTAAGGGTGAAGAAGAGTTTTTAGGCTTTAGCCGTGCAATGACTGTGCGTTTAAAAGATGAGCTGGCAAAATACCCGTTTGCTGAAGGTGGTATTGTTCTCTTTTGCCAATATCGTTACTTGGCAGTGGAATATCTCCTGATTGCTGTTCTGAATAGTTGCGATAGCATGTTTGTGACTGAATCCCTCGATTTGGGTACGACTCACTACTTAGATATTCCTCATGCGGATATTGTGGCGCGTATTGATTTGACTGAATGGGAAACTAATCCAGAGTCGAAGCGTTATCTGACTTTCCTTAAAGGGCGAGTAGGGCGTAAAGTGTCTGATTTCTTTATGGACTTTTTAGCGGCATCTGAAGGTTTGAATGCGAAGGTACAGAATAAAGGATTAGTCCAAGCATTGGATGACTTTTGTGATAATGCGCAAATGGATAAAAACACTCGCCAAGCCTATCGCCAACAAGTTCATAGCTATTGCAGTGAGCAATTGCAATCAGGCGAAGAAATTGAGCTGAAGGAACTCTCAAAAGAGTTACCGATGGTGGAAGAGCAAAGCTTTGAAGATTTTACTCGCCAAAATGATTATCAATTGGAAGAGAGTTTTCCTGCTGACCGCGGTACGTTGAAACAATTAACGAAATTTTCAGGCAGCGGTGGGGGGATTACGATTAGCTTTGATGCGATGTTAATGGGAGAACGTATTTTTTGGGATCCCGTGACAGACACATTGACTATCCGTGGTACACCGCCGAATCTGCGTGACCAGTTGCAACGTCGCGGTAATAAATAG
- a CDS encoding YejL family protein translates to MPQSSRYSDEKVEGLLSDLVSVLEKNHTPVDLSLMVLGNMVTNLLNTSVAPAQRKMIAESFANALISSVKEDKSH, encoded by the coding sequence ATGCCACAATCATCTCGCTATAGTGATGAAAAAGTTGAAGGTTTACTGTCTGACCTTGTTAGTGTGTTAGAAAAAAACCATACTCCCGTTGATCTATCATTAATGGTACTCGGTAACATGGTTACCAATCTGCTCAATACGTCTGTTGCCCCTGCTCAGCGTAAAATGATTGCAGAGTCCTTTGCCAATGCATTAATTTCTTCTGTAAAAGAAGATAAATCACACTAA
- the yejM gene encoding LPS biosynthesis-modulating metalloenzyme YejM: MVTHQRYRDKVSNMIGWGHWFALFNILLCLLLSSSYLFIFDWPDTFAGRAYAFVSWLGHFSFVVFATYLLIIFPLTFIVMSQRLLRVICVALATAGLTLLLFDIRVFSQFGLHLTPQVWDLVINPAKGEMAREWQLMFISIPIIFLVEMLFATWSWQKLRSLSRQTFGRPLAGLFIATFVMSHLMYAWADANFYRPITMQRYNYPLSQPMTARKLLDKYGLLDLTAHQNRVFQQGSPTALKLQYPLKPLSYQDQGTGYNLLLLVVDDLGNVSQQNQMNSLKEFKNISSQFTNHYTSGLRNDTALFGLFYGISSSYIDNILNGRHPSVLVEALQHQGYQFGLFSTDGFSSPLFRQAILSDYSLPTKASDSDKQTIAQWNLWLDNVKHGSPWFSFLNIKGAPGSNQTDNQIRQVIDTLKGQNKLNNTIVVITANYNSNGSQDTDWVNKKHFNRDSMQVPLFIYWPNTPAQQIDKLTSHQDVMTTIMQRVLHVNNPPDDYSQGEDLFSAQRTYPWVITGDKSDVVITTNSATMYMDHNGQFNIYDPQGNEQTDDKPDLAELLKIFTELKRFNEN; this comes from the coding sequence ATGGTCACCCATCAGCGCTACCGTGATAAAGTCTCCAACATGATTGGTTGGGGGCACTGGTTTGCACTTTTTAATATACTACTTTGCCTTTTGCTAAGTAGCAGCTATCTGTTTATTTTTGACTGGCCAGATACCTTCGCTGGTCGCGCTTATGCCTTCGTCAGTTGGTTGGGTCATTTCAGTTTCGTGGTGTTCGCCACTTACTTGCTAATCATCTTTCCGCTGACCTTTATCGTTATGTCCCAACGATTGTTGAGGGTTATCTGTGTAGCGCTAGCCACCGCGGGACTCACCTTATTACTCTTTGATATTCGCGTCTTTAGCCAATTTGGTCTCCATCTTACCCCACAGGTATGGGATTTAGTCATTAACCCCGCCAAGGGTGAAATGGCCCGCGAATGGCAACTGATGTTCATCAGTATCCCCATTATCTTTCTTGTTGAGATGCTATTTGCAACTTGGAGCTGGCAAAAATTACGCAGCCTAAGCCGTCAAACATTTGGACGCCCACTTGCTGGCCTATTCATTGCAACATTTGTGATGTCTCATTTAATGTATGCATGGGCGGATGCCAATTTTTATCGCCCCATCACTATGCAACGCTATAACTACCCGCTGTCTCAGCCAATGACCGCACGTAAACTGCTTGATAAATATGGTCTACTCGACCTAACTGCACATCAAAATCGTGTATTCCAGCAAGGTAGCCCAACAGCACTGAAACTTCAGTACCCATTGAAACCACTTAGTTACCAAGACCAAGGTACGGGTTACAATTTACTTTTATTGGTTGTTGATGATTTAGGTAATGTTTCTCAGCAAAACCAAATGAACTCATTGAAAGAGTTCAAGAATATCAGCTCCCAATTTACCAATCACTATACTTCTGGATTACGTAATGATACCGCCTTATTTGGGCTGTTCTACGGTATCTCATCAAGTTATATTGATAACATTCTCAATGGTCGCCACCCTTCTGTCTTGGTTGAAGCTTTACAGCACCAAGGCTACCAGTTTGGTTTATTCTCCACTGATGGGTTTAGCTCACCATTATTCCGACAAGCGATTTTGTCTGACTACTCCTTGCCAACAAAAGCGTCGGACAGTGACAAACAAACTATTGCACAGTGGAATTTGTGGCTGGACAACGTGAAACATGGCTCGCCTTGGTTCTCATTCTTAAACATCAAGGGAGCACCTGGAAGTAATCAAACGGATAACCAAATCCGTCAAGTCATTGATACACTGAAGGGCCAAAACAAGCTAAACAATACCATTGTAGTGATCACAGCAAATTATAACAGTAACGGTTCGCAAGATACTGACTGGGTGAATAAGAAACACTTTAACCGTGACAGCATGCAAGTCCCGTTATTTATCTACTGGCCAAATACTCCAGCGCAACAAATTGACAAACTGACTAGTCATCAAGATGTCATGACTACCATCATGCAGCGTGTATTACATGTCAACAACCCGCCTGATGATTACAGTCAAGGTGAAGATCTCTTCAGTGCGCAGCGCACTTATCCGTGGGTGATCACCGGAGATAAAAGCGATGTCGTCATTACCACCAACAGCGCTACCATGTATATGGATCATAACGGCCAATTTAATATCTATGACCCACAAGGCAACGAGCAAACTGACGACAAACCAGACCTTGCTGAACTACTGAAAATCTTTACAGAACTTAAACGTTTCAATGAAAATTAG
- the tssB gene encoding type VI secretion system contractile sheath small subunit — MSDSFQNEVPKARVNIKLDLHTGGAQKKVELPLKLLAVGDYSNGQDSRALSEREKVNINKNNFNSVLTEFAPTINLTVKNTLAADGSEESINLSFKNMKDFEPEQVARQIPQLRAMLAMRNLLRDLKSNLLDNATFRRELENILKDPELSDELREELAQLAPKKD, encoded by the coding sequence ATGTCAGATAGCTTCCAAAATGAAGTACCGAAGGCTCGGGTTAATATCAAATTAGACTTGCACACGGGTGGTGCGCAGAAAAAAGTGGAATTACCACTTAAATTATTAGCTGTTGGTGATTACAGCAATGGACAAGATAGTCGAGCATTATCTGAGCGAGAAAAAGTCAATATCAATAAAAATAACTTTAATAGTGTACTCACTGAATTTGCGCCGACCATTAACCTCACTGTGAAAAATACCCTTGCAGCTGATGGAAGTGAAGAAAGCATCAACCTCTCTTTCAAAAACATGAAAGATTTTGAGCCTGAGCAAGTTGCCCGTCAAATTCCACAACTGCGCGCAATGTTAGCCATGCGCAATCTGCTGCGTGACCTGAAATCTAATCTCCTCGATAACGCAACGTTCCGCCGTGAACTGGAAAATATCCTTAAGGATCCAGAACTCAGTGATGAACTTCGTGAAGAACTAGCACAGCTAGCGCCGAAGAAAGATTAA